GGTGCTCTACAGTGTGCTGCCGGTGGTCCGCAACACCATCGCCGGGATCGAGAGCGTCGACCCGGTGCTGACGGAGGCGGCCCGGGGCCTGGGGATGGGGCCCTGGCAGGTGCTGGCCAGGGTGGAGCTGCCGCTCTCCCTGGGGATCATCATGGCGGGCGTGCGGACCGCGGCGATCATCAACGTGGGGACGGCCACCCTGGGCGCCACGGTGGGTGCCGGCGGACTGGGCGTTCCCATCATCTCCGGTCTGGTGAACGACAACCCCGCCCTGATCCTCCAGGGGGCCCTGCTGGCGGCGCTGCTGGCGATCCTTGTGGATCGGGCGCTTGACCTGGTGGAGCGGCGATGACGGGCTGCAGGGCTTTGCCGGGGATTGCGCCGGAATCGCGAATACAGATGGACCCTGCGGCAACACGTAGTGTTGTCGTTTTTGGTATAGTTTGGAAAATAGTCCAGAGATATACTATAATAAGGATGGAGAAGCGAGCTTTTTGTCGCAACCGGTTGATCTGATCTGTGCACGGAAAGGGGTGAGCCGATGAAACGGATTCTTGTTGACGGGGCCTTCGGGCAGATCGGCGTCGAGCTGGTCCGGAGGTTGCGGGAGGTCTACGGGGCTTCCGGTGTGCTGGCCACCAGCATCCGGGACAAGGGGATCGATCTGGGGGACGGTCCCTTCGCGCTGCTGGATGTCCGGGACCCATCCCGGATGGCCGAGCTGGTGCAGCGCCACAGGGCGGATACCATCATCCATCTTGCCGGCATCCTCTCGGCCAGGGCCGAAGAGCAGCCCCAGCCGGCCTGGGATGTGAATGTCAACGGGCTGAAGGTTGCCCTGGAGGTGGCCCGCCGGGAGGACTGTTCCCTCTTTTTCCCCAGCTCCATCGCCGCCTTCGGCGGCGCCACGCCGAAGCGCAGGACCCCGCAGGATACCATCCAGCGGCCCTCCACCATCTACGGGATCGCCAAACTGACCGGCGAACTGCTCTGTGACTACTACCACAGCAGATACGGCGTGGACACCCGGGGGGTGCGCTTCCCGGGACTGATCTCCTGCGTCACGCCCCCGGGCGGGGGCACCACCGACTACGCCGTGTGGATCTTCTACGAGGCCTTGCAAAGGGGGCGGTACAGCTCCTTTATCGCGCCGGGGACCTCCATGGACATGATGTACATGCCCGACGCCCTGGACAGCGTCATCCAGCTGATGGAGGCGGATCCCTCGGGGCTGGTCCACCGGAACGCCTTCAACGTCACCGCCATGAGCTTCGCTCCCGAGGAGCTGGCCGCGGCGATCCGGCGCCGCCTCCCGGAATTCGTCATGGACTATGACGTAGACCCGGCCCGCCAGGCCATCGCCGATTCCTGGCCGGACTCGCTGGACGACAGCGCCGCCCGCGAGGAGTGGGGCTGGAATCCCCGGTACGACCTGGAGGCCATGACCGACGACATGCTCAGGCGGCTTTCCGCGAAGCTCGACATCCCGATTGATGGGAACCCACAGGGAGGTGCGTAGGATGCTGGACAGACTGGAACAGCGTTTGCGGCAGGATCTCGCGGCCCTCCGCGAGGAGGGACGCGACAAGGGCGCGGAAGCGGTGATCGTGGGCGTCAGAAAGCCCGAGGGTCCCAGCGGCCCGCGGTACCTCATCGAGGGCTACGGCGACCGTCCCTTCATCCGGATGAACGCCAACGCCTATCTGGGGATGGGTCTCCGCGAGGAGCTGCACACCGCGGAATCCGAGGAAGCGGCCCGATCCGGTGTCGGCCCCGGGGCCGTGCGGTTCATCTCCGGTACCTTCGAGGCCCACCGGCGGCTGGAGAAAAGGATCGCCGCCTTCCACGGCCGGGAGGAGGCCATCATCTTCAACGCCGCCTACACCACCGTCGGCGGCGTGCTGACCTCGCTGCTGGACAAGGAGACGGCGGTCATCAGCGACGAGCTCAACCACAACTGCATCATCAACGCCATCCGGATGGCCCGGCCCGGGAGCAAGGCCATCTACCGCCACAACAGCGTGGCCGAACTGGAAGAGAAGATCAGGGAGGCCGAAGGAGCCCGGCGTCTGGTGGTGGTCACCGACGGCATCTTCAGCATGCGGGGCGACCACGCGCCGCTGGCGGAGCTCCAGCGCATGGTGGACAGCTACAGCGACGGCTTTCCCGAGGGCGCGCTGCTCATGGTGGACGATTCCCACGGCGTGGGCGCCTTCGGGGCCACCGGACGGGGCACCGAGGAGCACACCGGCGCACGGGTGGACCTGCTGGTGGGGACCCTGGGCAAGGCCTTCGGCGTCAACGGCGGCTATCTCGCCGCCTCAGAGACGGTGGTCACCTACCTCCGCGAGAAGGCGCCCATGTACATCTACTCCAACCCCGTTTCTCCCGGCGAGGCCGCCGCGGCGACCACCGCCATCGATCTCCTGGACAGCGACAGAGGCCAGGCGGTGCTCGACCATCTCAAGGCCATGACCGGGCGCTTCGAGGCGGGGCTGCAGAAGCTGGGCTTCGAGGTCATCGAAGGGGAGCACCCGGTGGTGCCGCTGATGGTGCGGGACACGCGGAAGACCGCCGAACTGGTCAAGTGGCTCACCGACCACGGCGTCCTGGCCACGGGGCTCAACTACCCCGTGGTCCCCGCCGGCGACGAGGAGATCCGCTTCCAGGTCTGCGCCGACCACACCGAGGCCGATATCGACAGCGTGCTGGGCGTTCTGGAGGCATACCCAGAAAGATAAGAAGCAACTGTTGTCTCCGGATGTGGTTCTTCGGGGTTGCAACCGGTGACATGTGGGGGATTGCTCGATACGGCGTGCGGTGCGTTCGATACTTTCAAGGTCACCGCCGCCGTTGCCCTGAACCTTTGCCGATGTCACAGCTCACGCTGATCAACCAAAGACCAGAGAAGGCCCGCTATGTACACAGAGGGACGATAGCAATCTGACTGTAATTCCTCTCTTCGATGTCTCGGTTTCGGCCCATAGGCCCACCTTAGATCTTCCATGCGGGAAAGCCGTTTGGGCTCGAAGGGTGCCCCCTTTGCTGTCGTTGCCTGACCGGGGTCGAGGATGTGGGTGCTTTCGGAAATGCAAGGCTGGCACTTGAAGCAGTCCACCACAGCATTGACGGCTCGGGTCTGTAAATCCTGAGGTTTAATTTCAGCTTCATTCTTTCCCCTCTTCGATCTCCTTGATTACCCGGTCGAAGTCGCTTTCGAAGAGCTGGTCCTGGACGAAGCGATAGGCCTCAAATTCTGTTTCCGCCTTTTCTTTGGCGATACGAGCTGTTATTTTGCCGCTGTTGTAAAGGATGTCCCGATTGTCGAACTCGAGAAACAGATCAAGACGTTGAGCCCAATCCTCCATGGTCATGGGGATCTTCCGCCGGGCACGTTCCTCGGCGAGGTCAAGGTAGGCATTGACAATACGTCCCAGGGATGCCAGTTCTTCACGATTCAGGTAATTCTTGGCAACCGAGACGTCGGATTTCAGGATTTTACC
The sequence above is drawn from the Synergistales bacterium genome and encodes:
- a CDS encoding aminotransferase class I/II-fold pyridoxal phosphate-dependent enzyme; translated protein: MLDRLEQRLRQDLAALREEGRDKGAEAVIVGVRKPEGPSGPRYLIEGYGDRPFIRMNANAYLGMGLREELHTAESEEAARSGVGPGAVRFISGTFEAHRRLEKRIAAFHGREEAIIFNAAYTTVGGVLTSLLDKETAVISDELNHNCIINAIRMARPGSKAIYRHNSVAELEEKIREAEGARRLVVVTDGIFSMRGDHAPLAELQRMVDSYSDGFPEGALLMVDDSHGVGAFGATGRGTEEHTGARVDLLVGTLGKAFGVNGGYLAASETVVTYLREKAPMYIYSNPVSPGEAAAATTAIDLLDSDRGQAVLDHLKAMTGRFEAGLQKLGFEVIEGEHPVVPLMVRDTRKTAELVKWLTDHGVLATGLNYPVVPAGDEEIRFQVCADHTEADIDSVLGVLEAYPER
- a CDS encoding NAD-dependent epimerase/dehydratase family protein translates to MKRILVDGAFGQIGVELVRRLREVYGASGVLATSIRDKGIDLGDGPFALLDVRDPSRMAELVQRHRADTIIHLAGILSARAEEQPQPAWDVNVNGLKVALEVARREDCSLFFPSSIAAFGGATPKRRTPQDTIQRPSTIYGIAKLTGELLCDYYHSRYGVDTRGVRFPGLISCVTPPGGGTTDYAVWIFYEALQRGRYSSFIAPGTSMDMMYMPDALDSVIQLMEADPSGLVHRNAFNVTAMSFAPEELAAAIRRRLPEFVMDYDVDPARQAIADSWPDSLDDSAAREEWGWNPRYDLEAMTDDMLRRLSAKLDIPIDGNPQGGA